A single window of Fibrobacter sp. UWR2 DNA harbors:
- a CDS encoding NAD-dependent deacylase, with protein sequence MEKKLVVLTGAGISAESGLRTFRGNDGMWEHENIEDVCTPGALRRDPKRVMDFYNFLRKGLPEHKPNAAHIALAELEKRLGDRFLLVTQNVDDLHERAGSKRILHMHGDLMKLRCMKDERHEFMFNGEETLETKCPFCGAGTRPDIVFFEEVPLYMDLIQDALRNCDEFVYIGTSSVVYPAAGFKNFAKRFGAKVTCLNLEIPAHDPDTDVFVQGKATEIVPKWCEQFK encoded by the coding sequence ATGGAAAAGAAACTGGTTGTACTGACGGGCGCAGGAATTAGCGCTGAATCCGGGCTCCGCACCTTCCGCGGCAACGACGGGATGTGGGAACACGAGAACATCGAGGACGTATGCACGCCCGGAGCACTCAGACGCGACCCGAAGCGCGTCATGGACTTCTACAACTTCTTGCGCAAGGGGCTTCCCGAACACAAGCCGAATGCCGCACATATCGCCCTCGCCGAACTCGAGAAGCGCCTGGGCGACCGTTTCTTGCTCGTCACGCAGAACGTAGACGACCTGCATGAACGTGCCGGCAGCAAGCGCATACTCCATATGCATGGCGACCTGATGAAGCTCCGCTGCATGAAGGACGAACGCCACGAATTCATGTTCAACGGCGAAGAGACGCTTGAAACCAAGTGCCCGTTCTGTGGAGCCGGCACGCGCCCCGACATCGTATTCTTCGAAGAAGTTCCGCTGTACATGGACCTGATCCAGGATGCACTCCGCAACTGCGACGAGTTCGTCTACATCGGCACGAGCAGCGTGGTCTATCCCGCCGCCGGCTTCAAGAACTTCGCCAAACGCTTCGGCGCAAAGGTAACTTGCCTCAACCTCGAAATTCCGGCTCACGACCCGGATACCGACGTGTTCGTGCAGGGAAAAGCGACCGAAATCGTGCCCAAGTGGTGCGAACAGTTTAAATAA
- the ligA gene encoding NAD-dependent DNA ligase LigA, with amino-acid sequence MDQKDFDLTRYFELKKQLEEASRLYYKEGVSPMSDQDFDFGLKEMEALEAKYPELRGQGSLTQRVGSDLTNDFAKVAHAVPMLSIANVYSAEEMAEFVRAAEEGIASLGDDKRGPSHKWICERKIDGVSLSIVYENGRLKQAATRGDGAQGDDVTLNALTIADIPEYFDAKKLKIDPSEIPQGTFEVRGEVYMEREAFERLNEQFILEGKKIFQNPRNTVSGSLKLKSVAECKTRPMRFFAYHIPQSNNATHEENLQQLKRLGFHTNDYWTADTVDEIMKISEQIGASRDSLPFEIDGMVVKLNDLAMQRALGTTSKSPRWAIAYKFKAERAYTPLLSVEFQVGRTGAVTPVANLAPVRLAGTTVKRATLHNFDEVARLDLHFGDTVGVEKGGEIIPKITDVKKDLRPAGAVPVTAPEKCPVCGEPLTHVDGEVILRCENMHCAAQVQCLFEHFVSREAMNIENLGPALIASLIATGKIKRIPDLYRLTIEDLESQERMAKKSAKNVYDAIQKSKERSLENLLHGLGIRFVGRTSARNLAKHFRTLEKIRTSTVEDLQNVNDVGERIGKSVYDFFHTERYTQEIDELVELGCPTEFKGVVKTLFHGQTAVITGTLPTMEREEARKLIEENGGKVSGSVSKKTSWVLAGEAAGSKLTKANEFGIPVHDEAWLLEQIATADSGDISSDENDGSEKPAASPANDKKVAGDTPAADANGQLSLF; translated from the coding sequence ATGGACCAGAAAGATTTCGACCTTACCCGCTATTTCGAACTGAAGAAGCAACTAGAAGAAGCAAGCCGCCTTTACTACAAGGAAGGCGTCTCCCCCATGAGCGACCAGGATTTCGACTTTGGCCTCAAGGAGATGGAAGCGCTCGAGGCGAAGTACCCGGAACTGCGCGGTCAGGGTTCGCTCACGCAGCGGGTCGGCAGCGACTTGACCAACGACTTTGCGAAGGTCGCACACGCCGTGCCCATGCTCAGCATCGCAAACGTATACAGCGCCGAAGAGATGGCGGAGTTTGTAAGGGCGGCGGAAGAGGGAATTGCTAGCCTCGGCGACGACAAGCGCGGACCATCACATAAGTGGATTTGCGAGCGGAAAATCGACGGCGTTTCGCTTTCCATCGTGTACGAGAACGGACGCCTGAAACAGGCGGCTACCCGCGGCGACGGCGCCCAAGGCGACGACGTGACTTTGAACGCGCTCACGATTGCAGACATTCCCGAATATTTTGACGCGAAGAAACTGAAGATTGATCCGAGCGAAATCCCGCAGGGCACTTTCGAGGTGCGCGGCGAAGTCTACATGGAACGCGAGGCATTCGAACGCCTGAACGAACAGTTCATTTTGGAAGGCAAGAAGATTTTCCAGAACCCGCGCAATACGGTCTCGGGTTCACTCAAGCTCAAGAGCGTGGCCGAGTGCAAGACGCGCCCGATGCGTTTCTTTGCCTACCACATTCCGCAGAGCAACAACGCCACACACGAAGAGAACCTGCAGCAACTCAAGCGCCTCGGGTTCCACACGAACGACTACTGGACTGCCGACACAGTCGACGAAATCATGAAGATTTCGGAGCAGATTGGCGCAAGCCGCGACAGCCTCCCCTTCGAAATTGACGGCATGGTCGTCAAACTGAACGACCTTGCCATGCAGCGTGCGCTCGGCACTACGAGCAAGAGCCCGCGCTGGGCCATCGCCTACAAGTTCAAGGCCGAACGCGCCTACACGCCGCTCCTTTCCGTAGAATTCCAGGTCGGCCGCACCGGTGCGGTCACGCCGGTGGCGAACCTTGCACCCGTGCGCCTCGCAGGCACCACCGTCAAGCGCGCCACCCTCCACAACTTCGACGAAGTCGCCCGACTGGACCTCCACTTCGGCGACACCGTCGGCGTCGAGAAGGGCGGCGAAATCATCCCGAAAATCACCGATGTCAAGAAGGACCTGCGCCCGGCGGGGGCCGTCCCCGTGACCGCCCCCGAAAAATGCCCCGTATGCGGAGAACCGCTCACGCACGTAGACGGCGAAGTCATCCTCCGTTGCGAAAACATGCACTGTGCGGCGCAGGTGCAATGTCTGTTCGAGCATTTCGTGAGCCGCGAGGCCATGAATATCGAGAACCTCGGCCCCGCCCTTATCGCAAGCCTAATTGCCACGGGCAAAATCAAGAGAATTCCGGACCTGTACCGCCTTACCATTGAAGACCTCGAGTCGCAGGAACGCATGGCCAAGAAAAGCGCCAAAAACGTCTACGACGCCATCCAGAAATCGAAGGAACGGAGCCTCGAGAACCTGCTGCACGGACTCGGCATCCGCTTCGTGGGCCGCACCAGCGCGAGGAACCTCGCCAAACATTTTCGCACGCTGGAAAAAATCCGCACGTCAACCGTCGAGGATCTGCAGAACGTGAACGACGTGGGCGAACGCATCGGGAAATCCGTCTACGACTTCTTCCATACAGAACGGTACACGCAGGAAATCGACGAACTCGTTGAACTTGGATGCCCCACCGAATTCAAGGGCGTCGTGAAGACACTTTTCCATGGACAGACCGCAGTCATCACAGGAACGTTGCCGACCATGGAACGTGAAGAGGCCCGCAAGCTCATTGAAGAAAACGGCGGCAAGGTATCGGGTTCCGTAAGCAAGAAGACGAGCTGGGTGCTCGCCGGCGAAGCGGCCGGAAGCAAGCTCACGAAGGCGAACGAGTTCGGCATCCCCGTACACGACGAAGCATGGCTCCTGGAGCAGATAGCCACTGCAGATTCCGGCGACATTTCGAGCGACGAAAACGATGGTAGCGAGAAGCCCGCGGCATCCCCTGCCAACGACAAAAAAGTTGCAGGCGATACGCCCGCAGCCGATGCAAACGGTCAACTTAGTCTGTTCTAG
- the mqnE gene encoding aminofutalosine synthase MqnE yields MPRLSESEALDLFLNAPLDELCARANAEKERRHGKSVYWVNNRQINYTNVCVLHCKFCAFSKIKKDSPTAYDWDYDTIRNKAAEAIAGGARELHIVGGLHPDHPFDYYIEMLRKLRIEFPKVNLKAFTAVEICHFAKISGQTPLQIMTTLKEAGLDALPGGGAEILVQSVRDQICPGKETGEEWLDVHRAAHKIGIPTNATMLFGHIEKPEDRIAHMRMLRDLQDEAPGFFAFIPLVYHPEHNALHKIVPNITSEEDILRTVAVARLFLDNFPHIKAYWIQMGIETAMKALHAGASDLDGTIIEEKITHAAGATVPVGMSPERMKTLITNEGLIPVERDALYERFS; encoded by the coding sequence ATGCCGCGACTTAGCGAATCCGAAGCTTTAGACCTGTTTTTAAACGCCCCGCTAGACGAACTTTGCGCACGCGCAAATGCCGAGAAGGAACGTAGGCACGGGAAATCCGTGTACTGGGTGAACAACCGCCAGATCAACTACACGAACGTCTGCGTTTTGCACTGCAAGTTCTGCGCCTTCTCGAAAATCAAGAAGGACAGCCCGACCGCATACGACTGGGATTACGATACCATTCGGAACAAGGCCGCAGAAGCGATTGCCGGCGGAGCGCGGGAACTGCACATCGTAGGCGGGCTCCACCCGGACCATCCCTTCGATTACTACATCGAAATGTTGCGCAAACTGCGCATAGAATTCCCGAAGGTGAACCTGAAGGCCTTTACCGCGGTAGAGATTTGCCACTTCGCGAAAATCTCGGGCCAGACGCCCCTGCAGATCATGACCACGCTCAAGGAAGCGGGCCTGGACGCGCTGCCCGGCGGAGGCGCGGAAATACTCGTGCAGAGCGTGCGCGACCAGATTTGCCCCGGCAAGGAGACCGGCGAGGAATGGCTCGACGTGCACCGCGCCGCACACAAAATCGGAATTCCGACTAACGCCACCATGCTTTTCGGGCATATCGAAAAACCCGAGGACCGCATCGCCCACATGCGCATGCTGCGCGACCTGCAGGACGAGGCTCCCGGATTCTTCGCGTTCATCCCGCTCGTGTACCACCCGGAGCACAACGCGCTACACAAGATCGTCCCGAACATCACGAGCGAAGAAGACATACTGCGCACGGTCGCCGTCGCGCGCCTATTCCTGGACAACTTCCCGCATATCAAGGCCTACTGGATTCAGATGGGCATCGAGACCGCGATGAAGGCGCTACACGCCGGAGCCTCCGACCTGGACGGCACGATTATCGAGGAAAAGATTACGCACGCTGCCGGAGCCACCGTACCCGTGGGCATGAGCCCCGAACGCATGAAGACTCTCATTACGAACGAAGGCCTTATCCCCGTCGAGCGTGACGCATTGTACGAGAGATTTTCCTAG
- a CDS encoding glycosyltransferase family 39 protein: MRFFSLLENKRLTLVLASILIILHVGAFSYRTVIGANETADSAEYLLCAQNAANGQGFNTNIEGEPFSEETVSKRPFGYPAIILAMGQSKIALMGLQTLFSLGTICLCLFFVRRFTGSNASINFLLAGFIFTPSQVIYATSIMSEIPFQFFLTAGILSAILFFKENRIRWILLSALAFSIGFTIKPVLYPAAILFSIVALLFVTRKRLFRIIPIAILPALCVLSMACWNYSRTQVFEISSIQTTNMLAVNMKLVLYQADGQERGEFVIDSLEREADKITNYKERQQFRSRHSRQIFLEHPIIATYQFAKGIILFFLDPGRFDCITYAGIENRHGFMNALAAQDSGIIKRILQSMPLWLWLVLICVLLFNVIKITFYTKFLIQDKENLPTRILLSCGIACIALASGPLGFSRYALPVVPLILIGGSLAFACKKPSNSSLK, encoded by the coding sequence ATGAGATTTTTCAGCCTCCTCGAGAACAAAAGACTAACGCTAGTTTTAGCGAGTATCTTGATTATTCTCCATGTGGGAGCTTTCTCGTACAGGACCGTCATAGGGGCAAACGAGACAGCCGATTCAGCAGAATACCTCCTATGCGCGCAAAATGCCGCCAACGGACAAGGGTTTAACACGAACATCGAGGGCGAGCCCTTCAGCGAAGAGACCGTATCCAAGCGACCTTTCGGGTATCCGGCCATAATCCTTGCCATGGGGCAGTCGAAGATAGCCCTTATGGGGTTACAGACGCTCTTCTCTCTGGGAACAATCTGCCTTTGCCTCTTTTTCGTACGCCGTTTTACCGGTTCAAACGCATCCATCAACTTCCTGCTAGCGGGATTCATTTTCACCCCCTCGCAGGTGATATACGCAACCTCGATAATGAGCGAGATTCCCTTCCAGTTCTTCTTGACCGCGGGAATACTATCCGCCATACTATTCTTCAAGGAAAACAGGATACGCTGGATACTCCTCTCGGCACTCGCATTCAGCATCGGGTTTACGATCAAGCCTGTTCTCTACCCCGCAGCCATCCTATTCTCTATCGTGGCGCTTCTCTTTGTCACTCGCAAGAGGCTGTTCAGAATTATCCCCATAGCCATCTTGCCTGCGCTATGCGTCCTTTCCATGGCCTGCTGGAATTACTCGCGCACCCAGGTGTTCGAGATTTCCAGCATACAGACAACCAACATGCTGGCAGTCAACATGAAACTGGTCCTTTACCAGGCAGATGGTCAGGAACGGGGTGAATTTGTCATCGATTCCCTAGAACGCGAGGCCGACAAGATTACAAACTACAAGGAGCGCCAGCAGTTCCGTTCCCGACACAGCCGCCAAATTTTCCTAGAACACCCGATTATCGCGACATACCAGTTCGCAAAAGGAATCATCCTGTTCTTCCTGGATCCTGGAAGGTTTGACTGCATCACCTATGCCGGAATCGAGAACAGGCACGGATTCATGAACGCCCTAGCCGCACAGGATTCCGGAATCATCAAGAGAATCCTACAATCCATGCCCCTATGGCTGTGGCTTGTCCTTATCTGCGTACTCCTCTTCAACGTCATCAAGATTACATTCTACACGAAATTCCTAATCCAGGACAAGGAAAATCTACCCACCAGGATACTGCTTTCTTGCGGAATTGCCTGCATAGCGCTCGCCAGCGGCCCTCTCGGCTTCAGCCGATATGCATTACCGGTGGTCCCATTGATTTTAATAGGCGGTTCCTTGGCTTTCGCCTGTAAAAAGCCGTCTAATTCATCATTGAAATAA
- a CDS encoding M20/M25/M40 family metallo-hydrolase: MNSNVENRIHENFPKYIDALKQLVRIPSISFDNFDQKFVMDSAEAVKAMFAKAGYTNIQFLLPPSGRPTVYAESLTSPDKPTILLYAHHDVQPPMREALWNSAPFEPETRGDRLYGRGTADDKAGIITHIAAAQQVRELLGDKGPNLKFIIEGEEESGSAGFAEILEKHAELLKCDAVIVADLGNFAKGVPSITTTLRGMSAVNVTLRSTKAPLHSGSWSGPLPDPAQALCRMIASLADADGKILIPNFEDGLVPPTAEELASYRSLGYSEKTFRCESGVLDKVSLTVPEGEILESLWRRPSIVVTTMEVGSRTNAGNVLQDCAYARIGIRLAPGMNADACAEKLEKFLRDQTPNGLEISIDIEDGANPFVTDIAHPFFKKMSEAMKEAYKTEPKFIGCGASIPGAELFRKTFGDIPILLTGLEDPECAAHGENESLYLPDFEAGIIAETLFFMSLAD; encoded by the coding sequence ATGAACAGCAACGTAGAAAACAGAATCCACGAGAATTTTCCTAAATACATCGACGCGCTGAAGCAACTCGTACGCATTCCTTCCATCAGTTTCGACAATTTTGACCAGAAGTTCGTGATGGATAGCGCAGAAGCCGTAAAGGCGATGTTTGCCAAAGCGGGCTATACCAACATCCAGTTCCTGCTCCCGCCCAGCGGAAGGCCTACCGTCTATGCCGAAAGCCTTACCTCGCCCGACAAGCCCACGATACTCCTGTACGCCCACCACGACGTACAGCCCCCGATGCGCGAGGCCTTGTGGAACAGCGCTCCATTTGAACCCGAGACCCGCGGGGACAGGCTCTACGGGCGCGGAACCGCCGACGACAAGGCGGGCATCATCACGCACATTGCCGCAGCGCAACAGGTGCGCGAACTGCTCGGCGACAAGGGGCCGAATCTGAAATTCATCATCGAGGGCGAAGAGGAATCCGGCAGTGCCGGGTTTGCCGAAATTCTCGAAAAGCATGCAGAACTCCTCAAGTGCGACGCGGTGATTGTCGCCGACCTCGGAAACTTCGCGAAGGGTGTACCCTCCATCACGACGACACTGCGCGGGATGAGCGCCGTAAACGTGACTCTTCGGAGCACGAAGGCGCCCCTCCATTCCGGAAGCTGGTCCGGCCCGCTCCCCGACCCGGCACAGGCACTCTGCCGCATGATAGCATCGCTTGCCGATGCCGACGGAAAAATTCTCATCCCGAATTTCGAAGACGGGCTCGTGCCGCCTACCGCAGAAGAACTTGCATCTTACCGCAGTCTCGGTTACAGCGAGAAAACTTTCCGCTGCGAAAGCGGCGTCTTGGATAAAGTAAGTCTTACTGTTCCCGAAGGGGAAATCCTCGAATCGCTCTGGCGCAGGCCTTCCATCGTGGTAACCACGATGGAAGTGGGCAGCCGGACCAACGCGGGCAACGTCTTGCAGGATTGCGCCTACGCCCGCATCGGCATCCGGCTGGCCCCCGGCATGAATGCCGACGCCTGCGCCGAAAAACTCGAGAAGTTCCTGCGCGATCAAACCCCGAACGGGCTCGAGATTTCAATCGACATCGAAGACGGAGCAAACCCGTTCGTGACAGACATCGCCCACCCCTTCTTCAAGAAGATGAGTGAAGCCATGAAGGAAGCCTACAAGACCGAGCCGAAATTCATCGGTTGCGGGGCAAGCATTCCCGGCGCAGAGCTTTTCCGCAAGACCTTCGGCGATATTCCCATCTTGCTCACCGGCCTCGAAGACCCGGAATGTGCGGCCCACGGCGAAAACGAAAGCCTCTACCTCCCCGATTTCGAGGCTGGCATTATTGCCGAGACGCTGTTCTTTATGTCGCTGGCAGATTAG
- a CDS encoding nodulation protein NfeD gives MKSMIRILSALLLLAAFSFANTAQDSTPIEKAITDNSATTATEVAVPKQGKKHAVWIKLEGDVDPSMYEFCARAISEAIKENPEYIVFEINTFGGRLDAAFDLVDTIMAVKGPTTVALVKKKAISAGSLIALACKKLYMLEATTIGDCAPIVQNGDGTPQIVGEKIQSPLRAKFRNLAQQNGYPELLSSAFVTPELEVLELQRTLDKGKKTERDTTLIIEGKKFAVMSKEEKEFWGAPKILVKEGELLTMTDKEAIDLGFSQGTFKNREDFETSLAIESRSEVETTLGEEIAAAIAAISGILLILGFGALYIEFKTPGFGLFGIIGIILVAIVFLGQFAPQLDGYIPAILLVIGVALFLVEIFVMPGTFLFGIGGIICMIIALAMSFSPAEMPEFVPETVETTFDATPWLLGLLYMLTCAAIALVFPIAASKYLIPLLPEGWTPMLKTDLETAASPTESVQEVSVGDEGVAKTFLRPVGQASFTMPDGSTKLFDVQTHGEIIESGTSVKVTAVQEGHIWVGASKPIEE, from the coding sequence ATGAAGTCTATGATACGCATATTATCCGCGCTCCTGTTGCTCGCCGCGTTCTCCTTCGCCAACACGGCGCAGGATTCCACCCCCATCGAGAAGGCCATCACCGACAATTCCGCCACCACGGCAACGGAAGTCGCAGTCCCCAAGCAAGGCAAGAAGCACGCCGTCTGGATTAAGCTCGAAGGCGATGTGGACCCCAGCATGTATGAATTCTGCGCACGTGCAATCAGCGAGGCCATCAAGGAAAATCCGGAATACATCGTATTTGAAATCAACACCTTCGGTGGTCGCCTCGATGCCGCATTCGACCTGGTCGACACCATCATGGCAGTGAAAGGGCCGACAACTGTCGCTCTCGTAAAGAAAAAAGCCATCAGCGCAGGTAGCCTCATCGCGCTCGCCTGCAAAAAGCTCTACATGCTCGAAGCCACGACTATCGGCGACTGCGCTCCCATCGTGCAGAATGGCGACGGCACTCCGCAAATCGTCGGCGAAAAGATCCAGTCACCCCTGCGCGCCAAGTTCAGAAATCTTGCCCAGCAGAACGGCTATCCCGAGCTGCTCAGTTCTGCCTTCGTAACGCCCGAACTTGAAGTCCTCGAACTCCAGCGCACGCTCGACAAGGGCAAAAAGACCGAGCGCGACACGACGCTCATCATTGAAGGCAAAAAGTTCGCCGTTATGAGCAAGGAAGAAAAGGAATTCTGGGGCGCCCCCAAGATCCTCGTCAAGGAAGGCGAACTCCTGACCATGACCGACAAGGAAGCCATTGATCTCGGATTCTCGCAGGGTACATTCAAGAACCGCGAAGATTTCGAGACATCGCTCGCCATCGAAAGCCGCAGCGAAGTCGAAACAACCCTCGGCGAAGAAATCGCTGCTGCCATCGCAGCAATTTCGGGCATCCTGCTCATTCTCGGGTTCGGCGCCCTCTACATCGAATTCAAGACTCCCGGCTTCGGACTATTCGGGATTATCGGCATTATCCTTGTCGCCATCGTGTTCCTCGGGCAGTTCGCCCCGCAACTCGACGGCTACATTCCGGCGATACTCCTCGTCATCGGCGTGGCCCTGTTCCTCGTAGAAATCTTCGTAATGCCCGGGACATTCCTATTCGGCATCGGCGGTATCATCTGCATGATAATCGCACTCGCGATGTCATTCTCGCCTGCAGAAATGCCCGAGTTTGTTCCCGAGACAGTGGAAACGACCTTCGACGCCACCCCATGGCTACTAGGGTTGCTCTACATGCTGACATGTGCGGCGATTGCGCTTGTATTCCCCATTGCCGCCAGCAAGTACCTTATCCCGCTTTTGCCGGAAGGCTGGACGCCCATGCTCAAGACGGACCTCGAGACGGCCGCCTCCCCCACGGAATCCGTGCAGGAAGTTTCTGTCGGTGATGAGGGTGTGGCAAAGACATTCCTCCGCCCGGTAGGCCAGGCAAGCTTCACCATGCCCGACGGCAGCACCAAGCTGTTCGACGTGCAGACGCATGGCGAAATCATCGAATCCGGCACGAGCGTGAAAGTCACAGCCGTGCAGGAAGGCCACATCTGGGTGGGAGCCTCCAAACCGATAGAAGAATGA
- the floA gene encoding flotillin-like protein FloA (flotillin-like protein involved in membrane lipid rafts): MDTLIIVGIIIAAIAVIILLAFVGKFFSLWLQALFSRANVSIFQLIGMRLRKVPPQVIVEARILSCKAGLPVDTNLLEAHYLSRGNVLRVIQALIAANKANIKLDFKEAAAIDLAGRNVLEAVQMSVNPKVITTPKVSAVALDGIQLHAVTRITVRASIQKLVGGAGEDTVIARVGEGIVSSIGSAKSHKDVLENPNMISKKVLASGLDAGTAFEILSIDIADVDVGQNIGAILETDRAEADKKIAQAKAEERRAMAYAAEQEMKAKVMEMKAKLVEAEAQIPMAMATALRDGKLGVMDYYNLKNIEADTQMRKEIGAAPEAK; this comes from the coding sequence ATGGATACTCTCATTATCGTAGGAATCATCATCGCGGCGATTGCCGTCATCATCCTTCTCGCCTTCGTCGGCAAGTTCTTCAGCCTCTGGCTCCAGGCCTTGTTCTCCAGGGCGAACGTAAGCATTTTCCAGCTCATCGGTATGCGTCTGCGTAAGGTACCTCCGCAGGTCATCGTCGAAGCCCGCATTTTGAGCTGCAAGGCAGGACTCCCTGTCGACACGAACCTGCTCGAAGCCCACTACCTTAGCCGCGGTAACGTGCTCCGCGTGATCCAGGCTCTCATCGCCGCCAACAAGGCGAACATCAAGCTCGACTTCAAGGAAGCCGCCGCCATCGACCTCGCCGGCCGTAACGTGCTCGAAGCCGTGCAGATGTCCGTGAACCCGAAGGTCATCACGACCCCGAAGGTTTCCGCCGTGGCCCTCGACGGTATCCAGCTCCACGCCGTGACCCGTATTACCGTGCGCGCCAGCATCCAGAAGCTTGTCGGTGGTGCCGGCGAAGATACCGTTATTGCCCGTGTGGGTGAAGGCATCGTTTCTTCTATCGGCTCTGCAAAGAGCCACAAGGACGTGCTCGAAAACCCGAACATGATTTCCAAGAAGGTGCTCGCCTCCGGCCTCGATGCCGGTACCGCATTCGAAATTCTCTCCATCGACATCGCCGACGTAGACGTGGGCCAGAACATCGGCGCCATCCTCGAAACCGACCGTGCCGAAGCCGACAAGAAGATTGCCCAGGCCAAGGCCGAAGAGCGCCGCGCCATGGCTTACGCCGCCGAACAGGAAATGAAGGCGAAGGTCATGGAAATGAAGGCCAAGCTCGTGGAAGCCGAAGCCCAGATCCCGATGGCCATGGCCACGGCTCTCCGCGACGGCAAGCTCGGCGTGATGGACTACTACAACCTCAAGAACATCGAAGCCGACACCCAGATGAGGAAGGAAATCGGAGCCGCTCCGGAGGCAAAGTAA
- a CDS encoding M43 family zinc metalloprotease — MKRFALFSWLMSVLLLAGCSQVVSMPLEDEESTDSDDIAVMESSSSHKASKSSSSGKSSSSVKSSNSEKTSSSTKSSNSEKSSNSKESSCSAKSSSSAKSSSSAASSSSMSSSSSAILSSSSKKVQPRLAEYPYYEYVSVPWSFGPRNPTPPYYDATVFNSVEYTWFDADEFNDSDWEWRQELYTTINVVEELAPNVVFLFYPTASKRYLLSFEPREGYSMPYLRVMVNGQDKYAVITGVAKDGRWYYPMDADSLHFTKESVKLVLTYGMKSRLYDQRWPNFILSDDGTGYPQEFDISLIVVGKYMGTSDSVSVDVLAERILERLNIALNPGGIKVRKANVLYAKDHPVYGSDFPESEPVVLYRDMKMRHVSIDSLAMWDGHIGEFSFVLGYYVDDQETEMAGFSPEPGNLFYYTKPLACAEVTYLMDYVVDCMMSASLVTHWKKGDKQFSSRDIASTALHELGHFFGLKHTSPTGIILNGDGTDGLSDTPACSVVYPVASIARECDDYGYMMFPQLTTAYEYATFTPQQMEIIRTYLSSTPHK; from the coding sequence ATGAAGAGATTTGCCTTGTTTTCGTGGCTTATGAGCGTCCTCCTTTTGGCGGGCTGCTCGCAGGTCGTTTCGATGCCCCTTGAGGACGAAGAATCTACGGACAGTGATGATATCGCGGTCATGGAATCCTCGAGTTCCCATAAGGCGTCAAAGTCTTCCAGTTCGGGAAAGTCATCGAGTTCAGTCAAATCTTCGAACTCAGAAAAAACGTCGAGTTCTACTAAATCTTCGAACTCAGAAAAATCCTCTAATTCGAAAGAATCATCCTGTTCGGCCAAGTCTTCAAGTTCCGCAAAATCCTCCAGTTCTGCCGCGTCATCAAGTTCGATGAGTTCCTCCAGTTCCGCGATTTTGTCTTCGTCAAGTAAAAAAGTCCAGCCGAGGCTCGCCGAGTACCCCTATTATGAATATGTCTCCGTGCCATGGTCTTTTGGCCCGAGAAATCCTACGCCGCCCTATTACGATGCAACCGTGTTTAATTCTGTGGAATATACCTGGTTCGATGCTGACGAATTCAATGACAGCGACTGGGAATGGAGGCAGGAACTCTATACAACGATAAACGTTGTCGAAGAATTGGCTCCGAATGTCGTTTTCCTTTTTTACCCGACGGCTTCCAAACGCTATCTGTTGAGCTTTGAACCTAGGGAAGGGTATTCCATGCCATACCTGAGAGTCATGGTGAATGGCCAGGACAAGTATGCTGTAATTACGGGAGTTGCGAAGGACGGCCGTTGGTATTACCCGATGGACGCGGACTCGCTCCATTTCACGAAGGAGTCGGTCAAGCTGGTCTTGACCTACGGTATGAAAAGCAGGCTATATGACCAGCGCTGGCCGAATTTCATATTGTCCGATGATGGGACGGGTTATCCACAGGAATTCGATATCAGCCTGATTGTTGTTGGAAAGTACATGGGCACGAGCGATAGCGTTTCTGTAGATGTCTTGGCAGAGCGTATTTTGGAAAGATTGAATATTGCCCTTAATCCGGGCGGCATCAAGGTCCGTAAGGCAAATGTTCTCTATGCCAAGGATCATCCTGTCTATGGTTCGGATTTCCCCGAATCTGAACCAGTAGTGCTTTATCGGGACATGAAAATGAGGCATGTGTCGATTGATTCCCTAGCTATGTGGGATGGGCATATAGGCGAGTTTAGCTTTGTGCTGGGGTATTATGTCGATGATCAGGAAACGGAAATGGCGGGTTTTTCGCCAGAGCCGGGGAACCTCTTCTATTATACAAAACCGCTAGCATGCGCCGAGGTGACCTACCTTATGGATTACGTCGTGGATTGCATGATGTCTGCATCCCTTGTAACTCATTGGAAAAAAGGCGATAAGCAGTTTTCATCAAGGGATATCGCGAGTACGGCTTTGCATGAACTCGGGCATTTCTTTGGGCTGAAGCATACGTCGCCTACGGGGATAATCCTAAATGGGGATGGAACGGACGGATTGAGTGATACGCCGGCTTGTTCCGTAGTATATCCTGTGGCAAGTATTGCGCGTGAGTGCGATGACTATGGGTACATGATGTTCCCGCAGCTAACAACTGCCTACGAATACGCGACGTTTACACCGCAGCAGATGGAAATCATACGGACGTACTTGTCGTCAACTCCGCATAAATAG